A genomic segment from Glycine soja cultivar W05 chromosome 18, ASM419377v2, whole genome shotgun sequence encodes:
- the LOC114396628 gene encoding heterogeneous nuclear ribonucleoprotein F-like: MFYRGKFADGGDGREMAAKRQRTVDPGSSFYGASTGSNFMYNPSPYGYVSQPPPPPPFPVVRLRGLPFDCTETDVAEFFHGLDIVDVLFVHKGGKFTGEGFCVLGYPLQVDFALQRNRQNMGRRYVEVFRSKRQEYYKAIANEVSDARGGSPRRSSSRAKSYDEGKDSAEHTGVLRLRGLPFSASKDDIMEFFKDFGLPEDSIHIIMNSEGRPSGEAYAEFESAEDSKAAMIKDRMTLGSRYIELFPSSHGEMEEAISRGR; this comes from the coding sequence TAAATTTGCCGATGGTGGTGATGGGCGTGAAATGGCTGCAAAACGCCAGCGCACTGTTGATCCAGGATCTTCATTCTATGGTGCTTCCACCGGTTCCAATTTTATGTACAATCCATCTCCTTACGGATATGTCAGCcaacctcctcctcctccaccttTTCCTGTTGTTCGACTGCGTGGCCTTCCTTTTGATTGTACTGAAACTGATGTGGCCGAGTTCTTCCATGGGCTAGACATAGTCGATGTCCTTTTTGTTCACAAAGGTGGCAAGTTCACTGGGGAAGGCTTCTGTGTTCTGGGGTATCCTCTTCAAGTTGACTTTGCTCTTCAAAGAAACAGGCAGAACATGGGTAGAAGATATGTTGAAGTTTTCAGAAGTAAGAGGCAGGAATACTACAAGGCAATTGCAAATGAGGTTTCAGATGCTCGAGGTGGTTCACCTCGTCGAAGTTCTTCCCGGGCTAAATCATATGATGAAGGAAAAGATTCAGCTGAGCACACCGGGGTGTTGCGACTAAGGGGATTGCCATTTTCTGCAAGTAAGGATGACATAATGGAATTCTTCAAGGATTTTGGGCTGCCAGAGGATTCTATTCATATTATAATGAATTCAGAGGGAAGACCTTCTGGGGAGGCTTATGCAGAATTCGAAAGTGCTGAAGATTCAAAAGCAGCAATGATAAAGGATAGGATGACACTTGGCAGTCGCTACATAGAGTTATTTCCTTCATCACACGGTGAGATGGAAGAAGCAATTTCAAGAGGACGATGA